TACGAGTGGCGCAAGCGTCAACTGGAGCAGTTGACGAAGCTGGTGGAGGAGAACGAACCCGCGATCGCCGCAGCGCTGGCCGAGGACCTGGACCGCAACCATGTCGAGGCGTTCATCGCCGACATCGCCACCACGGCTGGCGAGGCGAAGTTTGCGGCCAAGAAGCTCAAGAAGTGGATGCGGCGTAAGTACCTGCTGCTGGAAGCTCCCCAGTTGCCCGGCCGCGGCTGGGTGGAGTACGAGCCGTACGGCACCGTGCTGATCATCGGCGCCTGGAACTACCCGTTCTATCTGACGCTAGGTCCCGCCGTGGGCGCGCTGGCCGCGGGCAACGCCGTCATTTTGAAGCCGTCGGAGCTGGCCCCGGCGTCGTCGCACCTGATGGCCGAACTGGTGCCCAAGTACCTGGACAAGGATGCGGTTGCGGTGATCGAGGGCGACGGCATGGTCAGCCAGGAGTTGATCGCGCAGGGCCTGGACCGGGTGATGTTCACCGGCGGCACCGAGATCGGACGCAAGGTGTACGAGGGTGCGGCACCGCATCTGACTCCGGTGACGCTGGAACTCGGCGGCAAGAGCCCGGTGGTGGTGGCGGCCGACGGTGACGTGGACGTCGCGGCCAAGCGCATCGCCTGGTTGAAGATCCTCAACGCCGGACAGACCTGCGTCGCGCCCGACTACGTGCTGGCCGACGCCTCGATCCGGGACGAACTCGTCGACAAGATCGCCGCTTCCATCACCAAGTTCCGTTCCCAGGACAACCAGGACGGCATGCGCATCGTCAACGAGCGCCAGTTCAACAGGTTGAAAGGCTACATCTCGGAGGCTCAGGCCGACGGGACGTCGAAGGTGGCCGTCGGCGGCAAATGCGATGAGTCCAGCCTGCGGATCCAGCCAACCGTGGTCGTCGACCCCGCTCAGGACGGGCCGCTGATGCAGAACGAGATCTTCGGACCGATCCTGCCGGTGCTCACCGTGAAGGACCTGGACGAGGCGATCTCCTTCATCAACGCCCGGCCCAAGCCGTTGTCGGCCTACCTGTTCACCAAGTCGAAGGCGACCCGCGAGCGATTCATCAGAGAGGTGCCCGCGGGTGGCATGCTGATCAACCACCTCGCCTTCCAGGTGTCGACGGCCAAGCTGCCCTTCGGCGGTGTCGGGTCCTCCGGCATGGGCGCCTACCACGGGAAGTGGGGCTTCGACGAGTTCAGCCACCGCAAGTCGGTGCTGACCAAGCCGACCCGCCCCGACTTCTCCGCCATGATCTACCCGCCCTACACCGAGCGGGCCTTCAAGTTGGCGCGCAAGCTCTTCTAGCCCGACTTTCCCCGTGCCGGCACCAGGTCCCTGGTGCCGGCGCACAACCCTGATAGCCAGCAGAGAGGAACCTGATGCCCGGAGTGCAGGATCGCGTCGTCGTAGTGACCGGAGCCGGTGGGGGATTGGGCCGTGAGTACGCCCTCACCCTCGCCCGGGAGGGCGCCAGCGTCGTCGTCAACGACCTCGGCGGTGCCCGTGACGGCACCGGCGCCGGATCGGCGATGGCCGACCAGGTGGTCGCCGAGA
This genomic stretch from Mycobacterium paragordonae harbors:
- a CDS encoding aldehyde dehydrogenase family protein — its product is MTTDSLPKAATGPVNGQAAAQPSVADTVARLRKTFATGRTRSYEWRKRQLEQLTKLVEENEPAIAAALAEDLDRNHVEAFIADIATTAGEAKFAAKKLKKWMRRKYLLLEAPQLPGRGWVEYEPYGTVLIIGAWNYPFYLTLGPAVGALAAGNAVILKPSELAPASSHLMAELVPKYLDKDAVAVIEGDGMVSQELIAQGLDRVMFTGGTEIGRKVYEGAAPHLTPVTLELGGKSPVVVAADGDVDVAAKRIAWLKILNAGQTCVAPDYVLADASIRDELVDKIAASITKFRSQDNQDGMRIVNERQFNRLKGYISEAQADGTSKVAVGGKCDESSLRIQPTVVVDPAQDGPLMQNEIFGPILPVLTVKDLDEAISFINARPKPLSAYLFTKSKATRERFIREVPAGGMLINHLAFQVSTAKLPFGGVGSSGMGAYHGKWGFDEFSHRKSVLTKPTRPDFSAMIYPPYTERAFKLARKLF